CCAAAAACGTCTTAAAGATCTAAACGGATGAAGCTGCCCAAACGACTTCAATCAATTGCTGACATAATTAAATATCAGGAAACTGTTGCCGATATAGGAAGCGATCATGGAAAGTTGTCTGTTTATTTGATAAAAAACGGACTTGCCAAAACAGTTTATGCGACTGATATAAGCGCTCCGTCATTATATAAAACAAGGATTTTGGCGGATGAAAGCGGGGTAGGAAATAATATTGTCACATTGGTGGGTGATGGTTTGCACCCCTTAAAAGATCATAGCTGCAAGATTGATTTGGGTATCATTGCAGGAATGGGCGGATATGAAATCATAAAGATTTTACAGACTGACACCGATTTTATTCAACATTATATTTTATCGCCGCAGCGTAATACATCCGTTTTACGAAAAAAGCTCAACGACTTTGGCTTCAAAATAATTAGAGATTTTATTGTGTTGGATAAAGCGAAGTTTTATGATATTATAGAAGTTGTCAAAGGTTATCAAAATTTATCTCAAGAACAAATAGAATGGGGAATAGATAATCTAAAAAATCCCACTAAAGACTTTTTGATATATTTGGA
This portion of the Clostridia bacterium genome encodes:
- a CDS encoding class I SAM-dependent methyltransferase, which translates into the protein MKLPKRLQSIADIIKYQETVADIGSDHGKLSVYLIKNGLAKTVYATDISAPSLYKTRILADESGVGNNIVTLVGDGLHPLKDHSCKIDLGIIAGMGGYEIIKILQTDTDFIQHYILSPQRNTSVLRKKLNDFGFKIIRDFIVLDKAKFYDIIEVVKGYQNLSQEQIEWGIDNLKNPTKDFLIYLDKKIKILEQALKLASEEQGGIIKANLEKTMKLREELGKED